Proteins encoded in a region of the Rutidosis leptorrhynchoides isolate AG116_Rl617_1_P2 chromosome 9, CSIRO_AGI_Rlap_v1, whole genome shotgun sequence genome:
- the LOC139868703 gene encoding uncharacterized protein translates to MAQDRKKSYADKRRRPIKFEVGDKVMLKVSPWKGIIRFRKRGKLSPRYIGPFKIVARFRKVAYRLSLPEERNSIHDMFHVSQLRKCLVDEATYVPFPEIEVDDKLRYVKEPIKIIDQ, encoded by the coding sequence ATGGCCCAAGATAGGAAAAAATCTTATGCAGACAAACGTAGGAGACCTATAAAATTTGAAGTTGGGGATAAAgtgatgttaaaggtttcaccatggaaaggaatTATACGCTTCCGCAAACGGGGAAAGCTCagtccaagatatattggaccattcaaaattgtAGCACGTTTTAGAAAAGTTGCTTACAGATTATCTCTACCCGAAGAGCGTAATTCAATTCATGATATGTTTCATGTGTCTCAATTGAGAAAGTGCTTAGTTGATGAAGCCACTTATGTACCCTTCCCCGAAATTGAAGTAGATGATAAGTTGAGATATGTAAAAGAACCAATCAAGATAATAGATCAATAG